One window from the genome of Syntrophales bacterium encodes:
- a CDS encoding sigma 54-interacting transcriptional regulator, whose translation MKTFLAGLSEEERKVLCYFIAFPDFFSVDWFSSWPPSRLMSVVLALEKEGWIRARPGEPGFFVWSADFPRQIITDFLDPDDLSKCCRNAVSILQNNAPLDDRSIPTIARQCLLAGVQEEDIDFIFKAAVIEEKKHKVSSAIQLYDSILVFMERFIGKEDQELSDGNWLTFIRAVERRASLSLFHPSLKTINRLLLAALETAQRLGDLKSQASLELLIGQNHWMNFQHDQAVVHFNQGWEIIQQLEDESLYKRGLKVRGLTYAIKGQFCKAIEVYEESLGELESADNNDFFLLAALNLSLCYSEVGMPQRALGITEAIQNHCQKTGNLPLLSFTLVTAGMILLEIGQRDKSRAFLARALELAEKEKVPMVEVIAGISLSDVECQNGNFQLAGEYFSLIWKIKKSSWYHILNFFPIFETPFILHRKGVSPIELRPFFDFLKQINRADLNPLMYGIIGRLRLGLPENRMAPAEKIAALLEMEATLRKLGPTFELAKMRIELARLYDQTRNSRKAERYARMAWDFYRPIAPDSFPPDVKQWVPKEKNEKDLRLFNLIVEMGEALTKQDNIERLLTNIITSISRLMGSERAALFIRDRSSSELRLAASRNLLPEETREESFQEMLSTIQAVFDSGDGKIVQHEISGSGLSDYRRVIIAPLRLEKQTIGVLYQDSRFFFFEVGSNSIKLLSAFASQIAVSIDRAQAYDEIAQLNRKLIQENLYYIEEIKEIRPFGEIIGVSGAIREVQNLIRKVAPTPSAVLIHGETGVGKELVARAIHRESTRKDGPFIRVNCAALPETLIDSELFGYEKGAFTGAMKMKEGRFELANQGTIFLDEVSELPLATQSRLLRILQEKEFQRVGGTKTLQSDFRLITATNKDLAREVAEERFRADLFFRLNVFPIVVPPLRERTEDIPHLAIHFLNLYGSQSNRQYPGIAESEMQKLQSYSWPGNIRELSNMIERAVILGGETIRFPELEAARRGKPSAGNEEMKLKDMEKAHILEALESTGGKIGGADGAAERLGLNRTTLMYRMKKLGIKVARQRTVLDEAARA comes from the coding sequence ATGAAAACCTTTCTGGCGGGCCTCTCTGAAGAGGAAAGAAAAGTCTTGTGTTATTTCATAGCATTCCCGGACTTCTTCTCCGTGGACTGGTTCTCTTCCTGGCCCCCGTCGAGGCTGATGTCGGTGGTCCTGGCGCTGGAAAAGGAAGGCTGGATCCGGGCAAGGCCGGGGGAGCCGGGGTTCTTTGTCTGGTCCGCGGATTTTCCGCGGCAGATCATCACGGATTTCCTGGACCCCGACGACCTGTCCAAGTGCTGCCGCAACGCCGTCTCCATTCTGCAGAACAACGCTCCGCTGGATGACCGGTCGATCCCGACCATCGCCCGCCAATGCCTCCTGGCGGGCGTCCAGGAGGAGGATATCGATTTCATCTTCAAGGCGGCGGTGATCGAAGAGAAAAAACACAAGGTGTCGTCGGCGATTCAGCTCTACGATTCCATCCTGGTCTTCATGGAGCGGTTCATCGGCAAGGAAGACCAGGAACTGTCCGACGGCAACTGGCTGACGTTCATCCGGGCCGTCGAGCGCCGCGCCTCCCTGTCGCTCTTCCATCCCAGCCTGAAGACGATCAACCGCCTGCTCCTGGCCGCCCTCGAAACCGCCCAGCGCCTCGGAGACCTGAAATCGCAGGCGTCCCTGGAACTCCTGATCGGCCAGAACCACTGGATGAATTTCCAGCACGACCAGGCCGTTGTGCACTTCAATCAGGGGTGGGAGATCATTCAGCAGCTGGAAGACGAGTCGCTGTACAAGAGGGGACTCAAGGTTCGCGGATTAACCTACGCCATAAAGGGCCAATTCTGCAAGGCCATCGAGGTGTACGAAGAGTCGCTGGGCGAGCTGGAATCGGCCGATAACAATGATTTCTTCCTCCTGGCTGCCCTGAACCTGTCCCTCTGCTATTCCGAGGTCGGCATGCCGCAGAGGGCCCTCGGCATCACGGAAGCCATCCAGAATCACTGCCAGAAGACGGGCAACCTTCCGCTCCTGTCGTTCACCCTCGTAACGGCGGGCATGATTCTCCTGGAAATCGGGCAGCGGGACAAGAGCCGGGCTTTCCTGGCACGCGCGCTCGAGCTCGCGGAAAAGGAGAAGGTCCCCATGGTCGAGGTCATCGCGGGAATCAGCCTCTCCGACGTGGAGTGCCAGAACGGCAACTTCCAGCTGGCCGGCGAATATTTCAGCCTGATCTGGAAAATCAAGAAATCGAGCTGGTATCACATCCTGAACTTCTTCCCCATCTTCGAGACCCCGTTCATCCTCCACCGGAAGGGGGTTTCCCCCATCGAACTGAGGCCGTTCTTCGATTTTCTGAAGCAGATCAACCGGGCCGACCTGAACCCGCTGATGTACGGCATTATCGGGCGCCTGCGGCTCGGCCTGCCGGAGAACCGGATGGCTCCCGCGGAAAAGATCGCGGCGCTTCTCGAAATGGAGGCCACCCTCCGGAAACTGGGCCCCACCTTTGAGCTGGCGAAAATGCGGATCGAGCTGGCCCGCCTCTACGATCAGACCCGGAATTCCAGGAAGGCGGAGCGGTACGCCAGGATGGCCTGGGATTTTTACCGGCCCATCGCCCCCGACTCCTTCCCCCCCGACGTGAAGCAGTGGGTCCCGAAGGAAAAGAATGAGAAGGACCTTCGCCTGTTCAACCTGATCGTCGAGATGGGCGAAGCCCTGACCAAACAGGACAACATCGAGCGGCTGCTCACCAACATCATCACGTCCATCTCGCGCCTGATGGGATCGGAGCGGGCCGCCCTGTTCATCCGTGACCGAAGCTCGTCCGAGCTTCGGCTGGCCGCCTCCCGAAACCTGCTTCCGGAGGAAACCCGGGAGGAATCGTTTCAGGAGATGCTCTCGACCATCCAGGCCGTATTCGACAGCGGGGACGGGAAAATCGTGCAGCACGAGATCAGCGGCAGCGGGCTCTCCGATTACCGCCGCGTCATCATCGCCCCGCTCCGGCTGGAAAAGCAGACGATCGGTGTTCTGTACCAGGACAGCCGGTTCTTCTTCTTTGAGGTCGGCTCCAACAGCATCAAGCTCCTGTCCGCGTTTGCCTCGCAGATCGCCGTATCCATCGACCGGGCTCAGGCCTACGACGAGATTGCGCAGCTGAACCGGAAGCTGATCCAGGAGAACCTGTACTACATCGAGGAGATCAAGGAGATCCGCCCCTTCGGCGAGATCATCGGCGTCAGCGGCGCCATACGGGAGGTGCAGAACCTAATCCGGAAGGTCGCCCCCACCCCGTCCGCCGTGCTGATCCACGGAGAGACGGGCGTCGGCAAGGAGCTCGTCGCCCGGGCGATCCACCGGGAAAGCACCCGGAAAGACGGGCCGTTCATCCGCGTGAACTGCGCCGCCCTGCCGGAGACCCTGATTGACAGCGAGCTGTTCGGCTATGAGAAGGGCGCCTTCACCGGGGCGATGAAGATGAAGGAAGGGCGGTTCGAGCTGGCGAACCAGGGAACGATCTTTCTCGACGAGGTCTCCGAGCTTCCCCTCGCGACGCAGAGCAGGCTTCTCCGGATCCTCCAGGAAAAGGAGTTCCAGCGCGTCGGGGGGACGAAAACGCTGCAATCCGATTTCCGGCTCATCACGGCCACCAACAAGGACCTGGCCCGGGAGGTCGCCGAGGAGAGGTTCCGGGCGGACCTCTTCTTCCGCCTGAACGTCTTCCCGATCGTCGTTCCGCCGCTCCGGGAGAGAACGGAAGACATCCCCCACCTGGCCATTCACTTTCTCAATCTGTACGGCTCCCAGTCCAACCGGCAGTACCCGGGGATCGCGGAATCGGAGATGCAGAAGCTGCAGTCCTATTCCTGGCCCGGCAACATCCGGGAGCTGTCCAACATGATCGAGCGCGCCGTGATCTTAGGAGGGGAAACCATCCGCTTCCCCGAGCTGGAAGCCGCCAGAAGGGGAAAGCCCTCGGCGGGAAACGAGGAGATGAAGCTGAAGGACATGGAAAAGGCGCACATCCTGGAGGCGCTGGAATCAACCGGGGGCAAAATCGGGGGGGCCGACGGCGCGGCGGAGCGCCTCGGCCTGAACCGGACGACCCTCATGTACCGCATGAAAAAACTGGGAATCAAGGTGGCGCGGCAGCGGACCGTCCTGGACGAGGCCGCCCGTGCCTGA
- a CDS encoding PAS domain S-box protein, protein MILNRSKLDVLEEIADATEAFVLMFDHSREVVWMNAAFERCVGYRLEDLKQRNRLPFLSFDGEETFLFAVQQALEGDRSEVFELHVVSSHGIQRNIHWSVLPCPAAAGSEGRAAVAVGTGHGGPEQVKSDLEAAAERYRILFENTGIAMMFISEDTTISLVNKEFENLTGYPKARVEGTMSWTELIADAADLERMRMFHRLRRIDPDLAPGVYDTKIRKREGELRDVMLRVTMIPGTTNSLASILDMTERKRAERAVRESEEKFRTLVENMQDTLYRSDLDGNLVYVSPSGARLLGYDTIEELLGKNIAEDFYYDGDERAKLIQELQAKGRVSNYEVTLKKQDGSPVPVSTNTHFYRDGNGTPLGVEGIFSDITRQKRAEKALLENEKHLRSITMNMPGVVFQFYAQDDGEWGISYAGERLAELFNLPADAENFFPVFLSHIHEEDRERFLDSVRNAVATVSSWSFEGRFFSTSPHEITWFQGLATPTRHEGCYVFDGLLLNISERKHAEEMSRQSEEKFSTVFMTAPDCIAITRVENGRIVEANLGFEEITGWKRLEAVGRTSTEIHFWVDPADRDFMVEELKAGRDVLHREFTFRCKDGSERNGIYSARPIRLAGEPCLIFVLQDITDWKALEEDRRKLERQLFQSQKMDAIGQLAGGVAHDFNNILMGIQGNVSLLQMEHDPSHPHAKRLGRIEEHVKRGANLTRQLLGFAREGKYEVRTLAVNDLVRKSVQFFIETRKEIEADLELEADVHPVEADPGQLEQVLLNLYINAGHAMPRGGNLHIRTSNVVLREEDARAFETKAGSYVRISVSDTGVGMDRETLKRIFEPFFTTRSQEGGTGLGLASAYGIIRNHGGLIKAYSEPGRGSTFNVYLPSSEERVPAEDQGPSEDLLTGSGGILLVDDEPMILESASRMLGALGYTVYPAASGQDAVSMYMEKRDRIDLVILDMILPGISGAQVLRMLREIDPGVRVVLSSGYGLQGEVQKVMESGCRGFIQKPYSMKELSLSVQRALSPPGGRQERQEGRQQSPP, encoded by the coding sequence ATGATCCTGAACCGCTCCAAGCTGGATGTTCTGGAGGAGATCGCTGATGCGACGGAGGCCTTTGTCCTGATGTTTGACCATTCCCGGGAGGTTGTCTGGATGAATGCCGCCTTCGAGCGATGCGTCGGATACCGCCTTGAGGATCTTAAGCAGCGGAATCGCCTTCCTTTTCTGTCATTCGACGGGGAAGAGACGTTCCTGTTTGCCGTTCAGCAGGCCCTGGAAGGGGACCGGTCAGAGGTCTTCGAACTGCACGTCGTCTCTTCGCATGGCATTCAGAGGAACATCCATTGGAGCGTCCTGCCATGTCCGGCGGCGGCCGGCTCGGAAGGGAGAGCCGCCGTGGCCGTCGGGACCGGACACGGCGGTCCCGAACAGGTGAAATCGGACCTGGAAGCGGCGGCGGAACGATACCGGATTCTCTTCGAGAACACGGGCATCGCCATGATGTTCATCAGCGAGGACACGACCATCTCCCTGGTCAACAAGGAGTTCGAAAATCTGACAGGCTACCCGAAGGCCCGGGTGGAAGGGACAATGAGCTGGACGGAGCTGATCGCCGACGCGGCGGACCTGGAACGCATGAGGATGTTCCACCGCCTGCGCCGCATCGATCCGGACCTGGCGCCGGGAGTCTACGATACGAAGATCCGGAAGCGGGAGGGGGAACTCCGGGATGTCATGCTCCGCGTGACCATGATACCCGGGACGACCAACAGCCTGGCCTCCATCCTGGACATGACCGAGAGGAAGCGGGCGGAGAGGGCTGTCCGCGAGAGTGAAGAGAAATTCCGGACCCTCGTGGAAAACATGCAGGACACGCTCTATCGCTCCGATCTGGATGGAAACCTCGTGTATGTGAGCCCTTCGGGAGCGCGTCTCTTGGGATACGATACCATCGAGGAACTGCTCGGGAAGAACATTGCGGAAGACTTCTACTATGACGGCGATGAGCGGGCAAAGCTGATCCAGGAGCTGCAGGCGAAAGGACGGGTCTCGAATTACGAGGTCACCCTGAAGAAACAGGACGGAAGCCCGGTGCCCGTGTCCACCAACACCCATTTCTACCGCGACGGGAATGGGACCCCACTGGGTGTGGAAGGCATCTTCAGCGACATCACACGGCAAAAGCGGGCGGAAAAGGCGCTCCTGGAAAATGAGAAACACCTGCGCAGCATCACCATGAACATGCCGGGGGTCGTTTTCCAGTTCTATGCCCAGGACGATGGAGAGTGGGGAATCAGCTATGCCGGCGAACGCCTGGCGGAGCTCTTCAACCTGCCGGCGGACGCGGAGAATTTCTTCCCCGTCTTCCTGTCCCATATCCACGAGGAGGACCGGGAACGGTTCCTGGATTCTGTCCGGAACGCCGTGGCCACCGTCAGCTCCTGGAGTTTTGAAGGCCGGTTCTTTTCAACATCGCCGCATGAGATCACCTGGTTCCAGGGTCTGGCCACCCCAACGCGCCACGAGGGCTGCTACGTGTTCGACGGGCTCCTGCTGAACATCTCGGAGCGAAAGCATGCGGAGGAAATGTCCCGCCAGTCCGAAGAGAAATTCTCGACCGTCTTCATGACGGCCCCGGACTGCATCGCCATCACCCGGGTGGAGAACGGGCGGATCGTTGAGGCCAACCTGGGGTTTGAAGAGATCACCGGATGGAAGCGCCTGGAGGCGGTCGGCAGAACCTCCACGGAGATCCATTTCTGGGTCGATCCGGCGGATCGGGATTTCATGGTGGAGGAATTGAAGGCAGGTCGCGACGTCCTTCACCGGGAATTCACGTTCCGGTGCAAGGACGGATCCGAACGGAACGGCATTTATTCTGCAAGGCCCATCCGGCTCGCGGGGGAACCCTGCCTGATCTTCGTACTGCAGGATATCACCGACTGGAAAGCCCTGGAGGAGGACCGCCGGAAGCTGGAGCGGCAGTTGTTCCAGTCGCAGAAGATGGACGCCATCGGCCAGCTGGCGGGCGGGGTGGCGCACGACTTCAACAACATCCTCATGGGGATCCAGGGGAACGTGTCGCTGCTGCAGATGGAGCACGATCCGTCCCATCCGCACGCGAAGCGCCTGGGCCGGATCGAGGAGCACGTGAAGCGGGGGGCGAACCTGACGAGGCAGCTTCTTGGGTTTGCCCGGGAGGGAAAGTACGAGGTCCGGACGCTGGCGGTCAACGACCTGGTCCGGAAGAGCGTTCAGTTCTTCATCGAGACCCGGAAGGAGATCGAGGCGGACCTGGAACTGGAGGCGGACGTGCACCCGGTGGAGGCGGACCCTGGGCAGCTGGAGCAGGTTCTTCTCAACCTGTACATCAACGCGGGCCACGCCATGCCCCGGGGCGGGAACCTGCACATCCGGACGAGCAACGTGGTCCTGCGGGAAGAGGATGCCCGGGCCTTCGAGACGAAGGCGGGGAGCTACGTCCGGATCTCGGTTTCGGACACCGGCGTCGGGATGGACCGGGAGACGCTGAAGCGGATCTTCGAGCCGTTCTTTACGACGCGGTCGCAGGAAGGGGGAACGGGCCTGGGCCTGGCCTCGGCCTACGGGATCATCCGGAACCATGGCGGCCTGATCAAGGCATACAGCGAGCCGGGTCGGGGCTCGACGTTCAACGTGTACCTTCCCTCTTCCGAGGAGAGGGTGCCGGCGGAGGATCAGGGGCCGTCGGAGGATCTTCTGACCGGGAGCGGGGGGATCCTGCTGGTGGACGACGAGCCGATGATCCTGGAGTCGGCGTCCCGGATGCTGGGTGCGCTCGGCTATACGGTGTACCCGGCGGCGAGCGGTCAGGATGCCGTGTCGATGTACATGGAGAAGCGGGACCGGATCGACCTGGTGATCCTGGACATGATCCTTCCGGGGATAAGCGGCGCCCAGGTGCTCCGGATGCTCCGGGAGATCGATCCGGGGGTCCGGGTGGTCCTGTCGAGCGGCTACGGCCTCCAGGGGGAGGTGCAGAAGGTCATGGAGTCGGGCTGCCGGGGATTCATCCAGAAACCCTACAGCATGAAAGAGTTGTCCCTGAGCGTTCAGCGCGCTCTTTCTCCGCCCGGCGGGCGGCAGGAACGGCAGGAGGGGAGGCAGCAGTCCCCGCCATGA
- a CDS encoding cache domain-containing protein, whose product MQKEKGKYLLLKPLLAIALLAGLSIGAFFIVYQHWMNSLFDLVEVQHRQNLIQIVSIARNAVEPVLSQVRAGTMQPAEALKRIRTLVRTMTYEDQYGNNYVFMSSYDGIMLVQPFEPAKELTNQWDLRDVRGLYIIRELVGAAMARPSGSFVKYYYHLPGVHEEQEKLAYVVGVPELQCYIGTGMYMQRAIREQQENLQNVQYGSILLFIAILIPISASMIAVLNRNRLLSEEIANRMQIENELKESEEKYRSIFENAVEGIFQITADGRFISVNPAFARIAGYGSPGEMVDGISSINNNLLANPGDGERYREILDDKGFVEDFEIAMKRNDGSIVWVSINSRVVKDEKGRLLYYEGTIEDISERKRAEEDRRKLERQLFQSQKMDAIGQLAGGVAHDFNNILMGIQGNVSLLQMEHDPSHPHAKRLGRIEEHVKRGANLTRQLLGFAREGKYEVRTLAVNDLVRKSVQFFIETRKEIEADLELEADVHPVEADPGQLEQVLLNLYINAGHAMPRGGNLHIRTSNVVLREEDARAFETKAGSYVRISVSDTGVGMDRETLKRIFEPFFTTRSQEGGTGLGLASAYGIIRNHGGLIKAYSEPGRGSTFNVYLPSSEERVPAEDQGPSEDLLTGSGGILLVDDEPMILESASRMLGALGYTVYPAASGQDAVSMYMEKRDRIDLVILDMILPGISGAQVLRMLREIDPGVRVVLSSGYGLQGEVQKVMESGCRGFIQKPYSMKELSGFLHRVLSSPSEGGEC is encoded by the coding sequence ATGCAAAAAGAAAAGGGCAAATACCTCCTGCTGAAGCCCCTTCTTGCCATCGCCCTCCTCGCAGGCCTCTCCATCGGCGCCTTTTTCATCGTGTACCAGCACTGGATGAACTCCCTGTTCGACCTCGTGGAAGTCCAGCACCGCCAGAATCTCATCCAGATCGTCTCCATCGCCCGGAACGCCGTGGAGCCGGTGCTGTCCCAGGTCCGCGCCGGGACGATGCAGCCCGCCGAGGCCCTGAAGCGGATCCGGACACTGGTCCGCACCATGACCTATGAGGACCAGTACGGGAACAACTACGTGTTCATGAGCTCCTATGACGGCATCATGCTGGTCCAGCCGTTCGAACCGGCCAAGGAGCTGACGAATCAGTGGGACCTTCGGGACGTCCGGGGCCTCTACATCATCCGGGAGCTCGTCGGCGCGGCAATGGCCAGGCCCTCCGGATCCTTTGTGAAATACTACTATCACCTGCCGGGCGTCCACGAAGAGCAGGAGAAACTGGCCTATGTGGTGGGGGTCCCGGAGCTTCAATGCTACATCGGCACCGGCATGTACATGCAGCGGGCCATCCGGGAGCAGCAGGAGAACCTGCAAAACGTCCAGTACGGATCCATCCTCCTGTTCATCGCCATTCTGATTCCCATCTCCGCCTCGATGATTGCCGTTCTCAACCGGAACCGGCTGCTCAGCGAGGAAATCGCAAACCGCATGCAGATCGAGAACGAACTGAAGGAGAGCGAGGAGAAATACCGATCCATCTTCGAGAATGCCGTGGAGGGAATATTTCAGATCACGGCCGACGGCCGTTTCATCAGCGTGAATCCCGCGTTTGCGCGCATTGCCGGATACGGATCGCCCGGGGAGATGGTCGACGGCATTTCCAGCATCAACAATAATCTTCTGGCGAATCCCGGGGATGGCGAGAGGTATCGCGAGATTCTCGACGACAAAGGATTCGTCGAGGATTTCGAGATCGCGATGAAACGGAACGACGGAAGCATCGTCTGGGTCTCGATCAACTCGCGGGTGGTGAAGGACGAAAAGGGCCGTCTCCTTTACTATGAAGGGACAATCGAGGACATCAGCGAGCGGAAGCGGGCGGAGGAGGACCGCCGGAAGCTGGAGCGGCAGCTGTTCCAGTCGCAGAAGATGGATGCCATCGGCCAGTTGGCAGGCGGGGTGGCGCACGACTTCAACAACATCCTCATGGGGATCCAGGGGAACGTGTCGCTGCTGCAGATGGAGCACGATCCGTCCCATCCGCACGCGAAGCGCCTGGGCCGGATCGAGGAGCACGTGAAGCGGGGGGCGAACCTGACGAGGCAGCTTCTTGGGTTTGCCCGGGAGGGAAAGTACGAGGTCCGGACGCTGGCGGTCAACGACCTGGTCCGGAAGAGCGTTCAGTTCTTCATCGAGACCCGGAAGGAGATCGAGGCGGACCTGGAACTGGAGGCGGACGTGCACCCGGTGGAGGCGGACCCTGGGCAGCTGGAGCAGGTTCTTCTCAACCTGTACATCAACGCGGGCCACGCCATGCCCCGGGGCGGGAACCTGCACATCCGGACGAGCAACGTGGTCCTGCGGGAAGAGGATGCCCGGGCCTTCGAGACGAAGGCGGGGAGCTACGTCCGGATCTCGGTTTCGGACACCGGCGTCGGGATGGACCGGGAGACGCTGAAGCGGATCTTCGAGCCGTTCTTTACGACGCGGTCGCAGGAAGGGGGAACGGGCCTGGGCCTGGCCTCGGCCTACGGGATCATCCGGAACCATGGCGGCCTGATCAAGGCATACAGCGAGCCGGGTCGGGGCTCGACGTTCAACGTGTACCTTCCCTCTTCCGAGGAGAGGGTGCCGGCGGAGGATCAGGGGCCGTCGGAGGATCTTCTGACCGGGAGCGGGGGGATCCTGCTGGTGGACGACGAGCCGATGATCCTGGAGTCGGCGTCCCGGATGCTGGGTGCGCTCGGCTATACGGTGTACCCGGCGGCGAGCGGTCAGGATGCCGTGTCGATGTACATGGAGAAGCGGGACCGGATCGACCTGGTGATCCTGGACATGATCCTTCCGGGGATAAGCGGCGCCCAGGTGCTCCGGATGCTCCGGGAGATCGATCCGGGGGTCCGGGTGGTCCTGTCGAGCGGCTACGGCCTCCAGGGGGAGGTGCAGAAGGTCATGGAATCGGGCTGCCGGGGATTCATCCAGAAACCCTACAGCATGAAAGAGTTGTCCGGCTTCCTGCACCGGGTGCTGTCATCCCCATCCGAGGGAGGGGAGTGCTGA